Proteins encoded in a region of the Desulfurococcus sp. genome:
- a CDS encoding 2-dehydropantoate 2-reductase, translating into MDSDICIIGGGAVGATLAYFLYRAGVTSIPVYYRSWDTVSSIVEQKGIRVSDRVRGSDVVVPVTPRHYTTPIDKCRFILNTVKAYSVQETLDLMSRLLESSGVIIMLQNGFGSLELAEEKFGSRAAGGVVYFGAERVSANHVVYHGGETIIAGCRLGLCTELMELNRIFRQSGLDFRVVSNLDYYRWLKLALNAVVNPITAIARSRNSIVLTKPGLELASLILAEFTRVAEKHGYKFNTEKLLEHITSGVRATGDNISSMAQDVLKGSITEVDYINGFIARELGEELSVNRIITLIIHLIEQGTRATSSS; encoded by the coding sequence GTGGATAGCGATATATGTATTATAGGGGGAGGTGCTGTCGGGGCAACTCTAGCATACTTCCTCTACCGAGCGGGGGTCACCAGTATACCCGTATACTATAGGAGCTGGGATACAGTCAGCAGCATAGTGGAGCAGAAGGGTATTAGAGTGAGTGATAGAGTTAGAGGAAGCGATGTAGTTGTGCCTGTGACGCCTAGACACTATACTACACCTATTGATAAATGCAGATTCATACTCAATACTGTTAAAGCCTACAGCGTTCAGGAGACACTAGACCTCATGAGCCGGCTCCTCGAGAGTAGTGGAGTAATTATTATGCTCCAAAACGGCTTCGGCAGCTTAGAACTAGCTGAAGAGAAGTTCGGGTCGAGGGCTGCGGGAGGAGTAGTCTACTTTGGAGCTGAGAGGGTTTCCGCAAACCACGTAGTCTACCATGGCGGGGAAACCATTATAGCTGGCTGCAGGCTAGGACTCTGCACTGAGCTAATGGAGTTGAACAGGATCTTCAGGCAGAGTGGATTAGACTTCAGAGTTGTATCAAACCTAGACTACTACAGGTGGCTTAAGCTTGCATTAAACGCTGTCGTCAATCCAATAACAGCCATAGCTAGATCCAGGAACAGTATTGTTCTCACTAAGCCTGGGCTAGAGCTGGCTTCACTAATTCTAGCTGAGTTCACGAGAGTCGCGGAGAAGCACGGCTACAAGTTCAACACGGAGAAGCTGCTCGAGCATATTACAAGCGGTGTAAGAGCAACGGGAGATAATATCTCCAGCATGGCTCAAGACGTGTTAAAAGGCTCTATAACGGAAGTAGACTACATTAATGGATTTATTGCTAGAGAGCTTGGAGAAGAACTCTCAGTCAACAGGATTATCACGCTAATAATACACTTAATAGAGCAGGGTACTCGGGCTACTTCAAGCTCGTAG
- a CDS encoding ABC transporter permease, whose product MVLKQLVIREVKSFLKNPVFIASLVILMVFYPSLGSVIKTGVESVREASSLSAGLVIEENTALVSKLVDTLVEYSNGSVKVYSSLPEALKETGVAVLIPRGFTENATSPGRVAVLKGEVRVEDISPISSQARLLILQNIASTISELLPVAVGQLYNITIQPGTRVVVEGSVIMYGRVLSEAEFSTLVGFFTMVPMLLGIVIGLNVTYAAQATAVEKAEKAFEMLLAQPIPRRSVVLAKMAGAVVASIITGVVYMTGMLLMFSSIEGSAPLPGGEDSRVPSFLLGIVGLSDILVVIAVLVLGLVYSGAIGVVIGAVITDERAAGILSTPVVLLFMGISFAAMFLGIPLNSLTAVLAGTSITLIPLVVVNSVLSGRYELAVISVSTSIAATVFLIALAVYLFNRDVVVLGLSISLRRRTRSS is encoded by the coding sequence GTGGTGTTAAAACAGCTTGTTATAAGGGAGGTAAAAAGCTTCCTGAAGAACCCGGTTTTCATTGCCTCACTAGTGATATTAATGGTCTTCTATCCTTCACTAGGCAGCGTGATCAAGACGGGAGTAGAGTCTGTGAGAGAGGCTAGCTCGCTCTCAGCAGGCCTGGTGATTGAAGAGAATACAGCTTTAGTCAGCAAGCTGGTTGACACGCTCGTAGAGTACAGTAATGGCAGCGTGAAAGTCTATAGTAGTCTACCTGAAGCACTAAAGGAGACAGGAGTCGCAGTACTAATACCACGAGGTTTCACGGAGAATGCTACATCGCCTGGAAGAGTAGCAGTATTGAAGGGTGAGGTTAGAGTAGAAGACATTTCTCCTATTTCAAGTCAAGCTAGATTACTCATCCTGCAGAACATAGCTTCTACTATATCAGAGCTCCTACCAGTAGCAGTCGGCCAGCTATACAATATCACCATCCAGCCGGGTACACGGGTTGTAGTAGAGGGGTCTGTGATCATGTATGGTAGAGTCCTCTCAGAAGCCGAGTTCTCAACGCTAGTAGGCTTTTTCACCATGGTGCCAATGCTACTAGGTATTGTCATAGGCTTGAACGTTACATATGCTGCCCAGGCAACTGCTGTCGAGAAGGCTGAGAAGGCCTTCGAGATGCTTCTAGCGCAGCCAATACCGCGTAGAAGCGTGGTGTTAGCGAAGATGGCTGGCGCTGTAGTAGCCTCGATTATCACCGGTGTAGTCTACATGACTGGAATGCTCTTAATGTTCTCTTCGATTGAAGGCAGTGCCCCCCTACCCGGCGGGGAAGATTCACGTGTACCATCCTTCCTGCTAGGTATCGTAGGATTAAGCGATATTCTAGTAGTGATCGCTGTGCTAGTACTAGGGTTAGTGTACTCGGGTGCAATAGGTGTTGTGATCGGTGCGGTTATAACTGATGAAAGAGCAGCCGGCATCCTCTCCACTCCAGTAGTATTACTGTTTATGGGTATCAGCTTCGCTGCAATGTTCCTCGGGATCCCGTTGAATAGCTTGACAGCAGTACTCGCTGGTACATCCATTACTCTTATACCCCTTGTAGTAGTTAACTCAGTGCTTTCAGGCCGCTATGAGCTTGCAGTGATCTCAGTCTCTACTTCTATTGCTGCAACAGTATTCTTGATAGCTTTGGCTGTATACTTGTTTAACAGAGATGTTGTTGTGCTAGGATTGAGTATATCATTAAGGAGGAGAACTAGGTCTTCTTAG
- the panB gene encoding 3-methyl-2-oxobutanoate hydroxymethyltransferase, with protein MDRVTVRDIVKMKGREKIAMITAYDYMTAKLVDQAGVDAILVGDSVGMVVHGFNSTIPVSMDMMLLHVSSVARARPRALVIGDMPFLSYETSIEDAVRNAGLMMKAGADAVKLEGGSEMADVVKALVRAGIPVMGHIGLTPQRSFLIGGYRKRGLSEKEREKILEDAREIEKAGAFSIVVEYTAADVAGEVTRTLSIPTICIGSGPFCDGQVLVVNDILGLTENPPPFAKVYADLRSIIVNAVSSYVRDVKSGLFPEEKHYFYSKKT; from the coding sequence ATGGATCGAGTGACAGTTAGGGATATCGTTAAAATGAAGGGAAGGGAGAAGATAGCTATGATAACAGCATACGATTACATGACAGCTAAGCTCGTAGACCAGGCAGGTGTCGACGCCATCCTGGTGGGAGATAGTGTTGGAATGGTTGTCCACGGCTTCAACTCAACTATACCTGTATCAATGGATATGATGCTCCTACATGTTTCAAGTGTCGCGAGAGCAAGGCCTCGAGCACTAGTCATCGGGGACATGCCTTTCTTAAGCTACGAGACCAGCATCGAGGATGCTGTACGGAACGCCGGCTTAATGATGAAGGCTGGAGCTGATGCCGTGAAACTCGAGGGGGGTTCAGAGATGGCTGACGTAGTGAAAGCACTGGTAAGAGCCGGCATACCTGTAATGGGGCATATAGGACTCACGCCTCAAAGATCATTTCTAATAGGTGGCTACAGGAAGCGTGGTTTAAGCGAGAAGGAGCGAGAGAAGATACTGGAAGATGCAAGAGAGATCGAGAAGGCTGGCGCGTTCTCAATAGTAGTAGAGTATACGGCTGCAGATGTAGCCGGCGAGGTCACAAGGACTTTAAGCATCCCGACAATATGCATTGGGAGCGGCCCCTTCTGCGATGGCCAGGTATTAGTAGTGAACGATATACTCGGGTTAACTGAGAATCCACCTCCATTCGCTAAAGTGTACGCTGACCTCAGAAGCATTATAGTAAACGCTGTCAGCAGCTACGTAAGGGATGTTAAAAGCGGCTTGTTCCCTGAAGAGAAGCACTACTTCTACTCTAAGAAGACCTAG
- a CDS encoding ABC transporter ATP-binding protein: protein MNALQVSKLTKIYAHGSIGVRSLSFTVKPGEVYGLIGPNGSGKTTTLRIVATLLKPTSGEVLVYGVNVVREPLKARRFINYLPEEAGAYRDLSGLDFIRFMLSLRFKGRELEERIDEAAEISGLEESLKKPVKTYSKGMKRILALSVVLASRPKLMILDEPTAGLDVERSIYARSLIREYSRKHGVTVLLSSHNMLEVEKLCDRVGMLYKGRLIAEGSVEELKNTYAGRDLEEVFVKLKAEGEA from the coding sequence ATGAATGCCCTTCAAGTAAGCAAGCTCACAAAGATCTATGCTCACGGAAGCATAGGAGTTAGAAGCCTAAGCTTCACTGTGAAGCCGGGTGAAGTATACGGTTTAATAGGTCCTAATGGTAGCGGTAAAACTACGACTCTCCGTATAGTAGCCACGCTACTCAAGCCTACCTCAGGCGAAGTGCTAGTATACGGGGTTAATGTTGTAAGAGAACCCTTAAAGGCTAGGAGGTTCATTAACTACCTGCCCGAGGAGGCTGGAGCATACAGAGATCTCTCAGGCCTAGATTTCATTCGCTTCATGCTATCACTACGGTTTAAGGGGAGGGAGCTCGAGGAGAGGATTGATGAAGCTGCAGAAATCTCCGGCCTCGAGGAAAGCCTTAAGAAGCCTGTGAAAACCTATAGTAAGGGCATGAAGAGAATACTAGCTTTGAGTGTCGTGCTAGCCTCCAGGCCGAAGCTCATGATCCTAGATGAGCCCACAGCAGGATTAGATGTAGAGAGAAGCATCTATGCTCGAAGCTTGATTAGAGAATACAGTAGAAAGCATGGAGTGACAGTCCTATTAAGCAGCCATAACATGCTTGAGGTGGAGAAGCTCTGTGATAGAGTGGGGATGCTCTACAAGGGGAGATTGATAGCTGAGGGTAGCGTCGAGGAATTGAAGAACACGTATGCTGGAAGAGACCTTGAAGAAGTATTTGTAAAGCTGAAGGCTGAAGGGGAGGCTTGA